Proteins encoded in a region of the Quercus lobata isolate SW786 chromosome 8, ValleyOak3.0 Primary Assembly, whole genome shotgun sequence genome:
- the LOC115954495 gene encoding cellulose synthase-like protein E1 — protein MGSDGYLPLFETRRAKGRVLYRLFMISVFVGICLIWIYRVNHIPRKGEDGRRGWIGLLGAEFWFGLYWVLTQAHRWNQVYRCTFKDRLSQRHEKELPKVDIFVCTADPVIEPPVMVINTVLSVMAYDYPPEKLGVYLSDDGGSDLTFYALLEASHFAKHWLPYCKKFKVEPRSPAEYFNSSDDPLDANQSKELVFIKKLYDEMENRIENAAKLAEIPEELRSKHKGFSQWDSYSSQRDHDTILQILIDGRDPNAKDKDGFVLPTLVYLAREKRPQHHHNFKAGAMNALIRVSSEISNGPIILNVDCDMYSNNSHSVRDALCFFMDEEKGHEIAFVQFPQNFKNVTRNEIYDATMRVITEVEFHGLDGCGGPLYIGTGCFHRRDTLCGRKFSKEYKTDWSSLNDIRRKDSVHELEKNFKGLASSTYDQNTQWGKEMGLLYGCPVEDVITGLSIQCRGWKSVYFNPSRTAFLGIAATTLPDALLQHKRWSEGDLQILFSRYSPAWYAHGKISLALQMGYCVYCLWAPNCLATLYYTVIPSLYLLKGISLFPQISSPWFIPFAYVISAKNICALAEFLWCGGTILGWWNNQRMWLYKRTSSYFFGFMDTILKLLGFAESGFVISTKIADQDVSQRYEREIMEFGTSTPMFTILSTLAMINLVCFVGVLKEALMGNGIIRVYETMSLQFVLCGILVLINFPMYQALFLRKDKGKLPSSLAAKSIVLALLACISFTLLY, from the exons ATGGGAAGTGATGGGTATCTTCCATTGTTTGAAACAAGGAGAGCTAAGGGTAGAGTCCTCTATAGGCTCTTTATGATCTCTGTGTTTGTGGGCATATGCTTGATTTGGATTTATAGAGTGAATCATATACCAAGAAAAGGTGAAGATGGGAGACGGGGTTGGATTGGTTTGCTTGGAGCTGAGTTCTGGTTTGGACTTTACTGGGTCCTAACTCAAGCCCACCGGTGGAACCAAGTCTATAGGTGCACCTTCAAGGACAGGCTCTCTCAGAG GCATGAAAAAGAGTTGCCCAAGGTGGACATATTTGTGTGCACTGCGGATCCAGTGATCGAGCCACCAGTGATGGTGATCAATACTGTTCTATCAGTAATGGCATATGACTATCCACCAGAAAAGCTAGGTGTGTATCTTTCAGATGATGGTGGATCAGATCTTACCTTCTATGCTCTCTTAGAAGCGTCTCACTTTGCTAAGCATTGGCTACCATATTGCAAGAAATTCAAGGTGGAGCCAAGGTCACCAGCTGAATATTTCAACTCAAGTGATGACCCACTTGATGCTAATCAGTCCAAAGAGTTGGTGTTTAtaaag AAATTATATGACGAAATGGAGAATCGAATCGAAAATGCAGCCAAGCTAGCTGAAATCCCAGAAGAATTACGCTCAAAACACAAAGGATTTTCTCAATGGGATTCATATTCTTCTCAACGAGACCATGACACAATTCTTCAA ATATTAATTGATGGGAGAGACCCCAATGCCAAAGATAAAGATGGGTTTGTGTTGCCAACTCTGGTTTATTTGGCTCGCGAGAAGAGACCCCAACATCACCACAACTTCAAAGCTGGAGCAATGAATGCATTG ATAAGAGTGTCATCAGAGATTAGCAATGGACCAATCATTCTTAATGTGGACTGTGATATGTACTCAAACAATTCACATTCTGTACGAGATGCATTATGCTTTTTCATGGATGAAGAGAAGGGCCATGAGATTGCTTTTGTGCAGTTTCCCCAGAATTTTAAGAATGTTACTAGGAATGAAATATATGACGCTACAATGAGAGTCATAACTGAG GTGGAATTCCATGGTTTAGATGGTTGTGGAGGCCCTTTGTATATTGGAACTGGATGCTTTCACAGAAGAGACACTCTATGTGGGAGGAAGTTCAGTAAGGAATATAAGACTGACTGGAGTAGTTTGAATGACATAAGGAGAAAAGACAGTGTTcatgaattagaaaaaaattttaagggtcTTGCAAGCTCTACCTATGACCAAAACACTCAATGGGGAAAAGag ATGGGCTTGCTATATGGATGTCCAGTAGAAGATGTGATAACCGGGTTATCAATCCAATGTCGGGGGTGGAAATCAGTCTACTTTAATCCATCAAGAACGGCTTTCTTAGGAATAGCCGCAACTACACTCCCTGATGCACTTTTGCAGCATAAGAGATGGTCTGAAGGCGATCTCCAGATTTTGTTTTCTAGGTACAGTCCTGCATGGTATGCACATGGAAAGATTAGCTTGGCCCTTCAAATGGGATATTGCGTCTATTGTCTTTGGGCTCCTAATTGCTTGGCAACACTATATTACACTGTCATCCCTTCACTTTATCTCCTCAAAGGAATTTCCTTGTTTCCACAG ATCTCAAGCCCATGGTTCATACCATTTGCATATGTGATATCTGCTAAAAACATTTGTGCCTTAGCCGAGTTTCTGTGGTGTGGGGGTACAATCCTAGGTTGGTGGAATAACCAAAGAATGTGGCTTTACAAGAGAACAAGTTCCTATTTCTTTGGCTTTATGGACACCATTTTAAAGTTACTAGGCTTTGCTGAATCAGGATTTGTAATCTCAACCAAGATAGCTGACCAAGATGTGTCCCAAAGatatgagagagaaataatGGAGTTTGGAACTTCCACTCCAATGTTCACAATATTATCAACACTTGCAATGATAAATTTAGTATGCTTTGTTGGGGTGTTGAAAGAAGCATTGATGGGTAATGGAATCATAAGAGTTTACGAGACAATGAGTTTGCAATTTGTTCTTTGTGGGATTTTGGTTCTCATCAACTTTCCTATGTACCAAGCCCTTTTCCTCAGGAAGGACAAGGGTAAGCTGCCAAGCTCCTTAGCAGCCAAATCAATTGTATTAGCTCTGTTGGCTTGTATCAGTTTTACATTGTTGTACTAA